Proteins encoded in a region of the Alosa sapidissima isolate fAloSap1 chromosome 19, fAloSap1.pri, whole genome shotgun sequence genome:
- the LOC121692927 gene encoding ras-related protein Rab-10-like, with the protein MAKKTYDLLFKLLLIGDSGVGKTCVLFRFSDDAFNTTFISTIGIDFKIKTVELEGKKIKLQIWDTAGQERFHTITTSYYRGAMGIMLVYDITNTKSFENITKWLRNIDEHASEEVERMLLGNKCDMDDKRVVPTAKGEQIAAEHGIRFFETSAKANINIEKAFICLAEDILSKTPGKEPTAEHMDINSGSTGAGLKNKCC; encoded by the exons ATGGCGAAGAAGACATACGATCTGCTGTTCAAGCTCCTCCTAATTGGAGACTCGGGGGTCGGGAAGACGTGTGTGCTGTTCCGTTTCTCCGACGACGCCTTTAATACAACTTTTATCTCCACAATAG GAATTGATTTCAAGATAAAAACTGTGGAGCTGGAAGGAAAGAAGATCAAGCTCCAGATATG GGACACTGCAGGACAAGAGAGATTTCACACAATCACAACCTCCTACTACAGAGGAGCAATGGGGATCATGCTGGTCTATGATATCACCAACACCAAAAGCTTTGAGAACATCACCAAGTGGTTGCGAAATATTGACGAG CACGCCagtgaggaggtggagaggatgcTGCTGGGAAATAAGTGTGACATGGATGACAAGCGTGTGGTGCCCACTGCAAAGGGAGAACAG ATTGCAGCAGAGCATGGCATCAGGTTTTTCGAGACTAGTGCAAAAGCCAACATCAACATCGAGAAGGCCTTCATCTGTCTCGCAGAGGATATCCTGAGTAAG ACCCCAGGGAAAGAGCCAACCGCAGAGCACATGGACATCAACAGTGGGAGCACGGGTGCAGGACTGAAGAACAAGTGTTgctga